A genome region from Dendrosporobacter quercicolus includes the following:
- a CDS encoding FprA family A-type flavoprotein, with the protein MYYVQEITEKIFWVGGNDRRLERFENMFPIPQGVAYNSYLIMDEKTALIDTVDAAISALYLENVTHVLDGRPLDYLIVNHMEPDHCANIEELVRRYPGVKIVGNKKTFQFIEQFYSFNCQENYHEVREGEELALGERTLQFFFAPMVHWPEVMVTYEQKEKILFSADAFGSFGAHPGTLFSDQVDFEHFYLDEARRYYTNIVGKYGLQVQAALKKLSSLDIRMICSVHGPVWRRNLSYILDKYDRWSRYEPEQRGVVLFYASMYGNTENVMNRIAGKLAEKGVRDMRMYDVSKTHASYIIADAWKYSHLVIGSPTYNMGLYFVMEALLHEMAGLNFQNRKVALVGNYTWACKSVPAMRNLVENMKKMEIIGSPFEVNSSMKAAQEPELDKLVDDIYASLLAEGYRNEAD; encoded by the coding sequence ATGTATTATGTGCAAGAGATTACTGAAAAAATTTTCTGGGTAGGCGGCAATGACCGGAGACTGGAGCGATTTGAAAATATGTTTCCCATTCCTCAGGGGGTGGCCTATAATTCCTACCTGATTATGGATGAGAAAACGGCGCTTATTGATACTGTCGATGCGGCCATCAGCGCGCTGTACCTGGAAAATGTAACCCATGTGCTTGATGGACGCCCGCTGGATTATCTGATCGTCAATCATATGGAACCGGATCATTGCGCTAATATTGAAGAATTGGTGCGGCGTTATCCCGGTGTAAAAATTGTAGGAAATAAAAAAACCTTTCAGTTCATTGAACAATTCTATTCATTTAATTGCCAAGAAAACTATCATGAGGTGAGAGAAGGCGAAGAGCTTGCTCTGGGGGAGCGCACTCTTCAGTTCTTTTTTGCGCCGATGGTCCATTGGCCGGAGGTTATGGTTACTTATGAGCAGAAAGAAAAAATCCTTTTTTCGGCTGACGCCTTTGGTTCCTTTGGCGCTCATCCCGGTACCCTGTTCAGTGATCAGGTGGATTTTGAGCACTTCTATTTAGATGAAGCCAGGCGCTATTATACGAATATTGTCGGCAAATACGGCCTGCAGGTACAGGCGGCGCTGAAAAAGCTTTCGTCGCTGGATATCCGGATGATTTGTTCGGTGCATGGCCCTGTCTGGCGCCGGAACCTTTCTTATATTCTCGACAAATATGACCGCTGGAGCCGGTATGAACCGGAGCAAAGAGGCGTGGTGCTGTTTTATGCCTCAATGTATGGCAACACCGAAAATGTCATGAACCGGATTGCCGGTAAGCTGGCGGAAAAAGGCGTTCGTGATATGCGGATGTATGATGTGTCTAAAACGCATGCCTCTTATATTATTGCCGATGCGTGGAAATATAGTCATCTGGTCATCGGTTCGCCGACCTATAACATGGGCTTGTATTTTGTCATGGAAGCTTTGCTGCACGAAATGGCCGGTTTAAATTTTCAGAACCGCAAGGTGGCGCTGGTCGGCAATTATACCTGGGCCTGCAAATCAGTTCCGGCGATGCGCAATTTAGTGGAAAATATGAAAAAGATGGAGATTATTGGCAGCCCGTTTGAGGTCAACTCTTCGATGAAAGCAGCGCAAGAGCCGGAATTGGACAAACTGGTCGACGATATTTATGCGTCACTGCTTGCCGAAGGATATCGTAATGAAGCGGACTAA
- a CDS encoding acetyltransferase, with product MIAQASVADYEVLIKIWEDSVRATHHFITEQDIQFYRQLILDEGFRSVALFCDQDEKHKITGFMGICGNKLEMLFVAPAERGKGIGKQLVTYAIAREKVMKVDVNEQNEQAVGFYRHMGFAVINRSDVDGMGKPYPILSMQLS from the coding sequence ATGATTGCACAGGCATCTGTGGCTGACTACGAGGTATTGATTAAAATTTGGGAGGATTCGGTTCGGGCAACACATCACTTTATTACGGAACAGGATATTCAATTTTACCGGCAGTTGATCTTGGATGAGGGCTTTCGGAGTGTCGCATTATTTTGTGATCAGGATGAAAAACACAAAATTACCGGATTTATGGGTATTTGCGGCAATAAGCTGGAAATGCTGTTTGTTGCGCCTGCCGAACGGGGCAAAGGCATTGGCAAACAGCTGGTTACCTATGCTATCGCCCGGGAAAAAGTGATGAAAGTGGATGTGAATGAACAAAACGAACAGGCGGTTGGCTTTTATCGGCATATGGGCTTTGCTGTAATCAATCGTTCCGATGTTGACGGAATGGGCAAGCCATATCCTATTTTATCTATGCAGCTGAGCTAA
- a CDS encoding glycogen/starch/alpha-glucan phosphorylase has protein sequence MLTKQQCKEAFQKRLLALAGVSLDEATLYNKYTALASLVRDQIGQRWVDTSCRYSTQKQKQVYYFSVEFLLGRLLDNNLRNLGLRDVWVEALAELGIDYTELADAEHDAGLGNGGLGRLAACFLDSLASLGLPGHGCGIRYTYGLFKQAIVDGIQMEKPDTWLKDLNIWEYRKTNKAVFVQFGSPLGAVKAVPYDIPVIGYDNNTVNTLRLWSAEVRDELIANYSSMTPDDFRKLLEYKSWVEAISQILYPDDRYEEGRHLRLVQEYFLVSAGVQSIIRHIKSKQGDDLSSLSDQVALHINDTHPSLVIPELMRILMDEEGMGWEQAWEITTNTVSYTNHTVLPEALEKWPISQFQSLLPRIYEIVNEINERFCAELWQRYPGDWDRIAAMAVIADGYVKMAHLAVAGSHSVNGVAQLHSTILQTDLLKLFYQHTPYKFNNKTNGVTHRRWLLAANPGLAGLITDTIGPDWLHRPASLEKLLPYAGDAGFQQKLAAVRQYRKQALAKFILHKDQISLDPQSIFDVHVKRIHAYKRQLLNALRIMELYNRLKDNPQLAILPRTFIFAGKAAPGYFLAKKIIQLITTLAKVINHDQSIQNKLKVVFIENYGVTLAEQIIPATDISEQISTAGKEASGTGNMKFMMNGAITVGTLDGANVEIRDAVGDDNIAIFGLNAEQVTVCYQTGQCNPLTAYNQDERIRRCVNQLIDGSLPVLGDEFKPLYDYLMHTNGAFLELQDFAAYLDAQEKIDRLFRDDAGRWQVAAVNIARSGCFSSDRTISQYAADIWHIRPSTGPAARSKKKTRA, from the coding sequence TTGTTAACAAAGCAGCAATGCAAGGAAGCTTTTCAGAAACGGTTATTAGCGCTGGCTGGAGTCAGTCTCGATGAAGCAACCCTCTACAACAAATATACCGCGCTAGCCAGCCTGGTCCGCGACCAAATCGGACAGCGCTGGGTGGATACCAGCTGCCGCTACAGTACCCAAAAACAAAAACAGGTCTACTACTTTTCTGTTGAATTTTTGTTGGGCCGTTTACTGGACAACAATTTGCGCAATCTCGGTCTCCGGGATGTCTGGGTTGAAGCACTTGCCGAACTGGGCATTGACTATACCGAACTGGCGGACGCCGAACATGACGCCGGCCTCGGCAATGGCGGCTTAGGACGGTTGGCGGCCTGCTTTTTGGATTCCCTGGCCTCATTGGGCCTTCCCGGTCACGGCTGCGGCATCCGCTATACTTACGGCCTGTTTAAGCAGGCCATTGTAGACGGCATCCAAATGGAAAAACCGGATACCTGGCTAAAGGATCTTAACATCTGGGAGTACCGCAAAACCAACAAAGCCGTTTTCGTGCAATTCGGTTCGCCGCTGGGCGCTGTAAAGGCCGTTCCTTATGACATTCCCGTCATTGGCTATGACAACAATACGGTGAATACCTTGCGTTTATGGAGCGCCGAAGTGCGGGACGAACTGATTGCAAACTATTCCAGCATGACGCCCGACGACTTCCGCAAACTGCTGGAATATAAAAGCTGGGTAGAAGCCATCTCCCAAATTCTCTATCCTGACGACCGCTACGAAGAAGGCCGCCATCTCAGGCTGGTACAGGAATATTTTTTGGTTTCGGCCGGTGTGCAAAGCATTATCCGTCATATCAAAAGCAAGCAGGGCGATGATTTATCTTCACTGTCCGACCAGGTGGCCCTTCATATCAATGACACCCACCCGTCCTTAGTCATTCCTGAACTCATGCGCATCCTGATGGACGAGGAAGGCATGGGCTGGGAGCAGGCCTGGGAAATCACGACCAATACCGTTTCCTATACCAATCATACCGTTTTACCCGAGGCTCTTGAAAAATGGCCCATCAGCCAATTTCAAAGTCTATTGCCGCGCATATACGAAATTGTGAACGAGATTAACGAACGCTTCTGCGCCGAACTGTGGCAGCGTTATCCCGGCGACTGGGACCGCATTGCCGCGATGGCCGTCATCGCCGACGGCTATGTCAAAATGGCGCACCTGGCTGTAGCTGGCAGCCACAGTGTCAATGGCGTAGCACAACTGCACAGCACCATATTGCAAACTGACCTGCTGAAGCTGTTTTACCAGCATACACCGTATAAGTTCAACAATAAAACCAACGGCGTCACGCACCGCCGCTGGCTTCTCGCCGCCAACCCCGGCCTGGCCGGCCTGATTACCGACACCATCGGCCCCGATTGGCTGCATCGTCCGGCATCGCTTGAAAAGCTGCTGCCTTATGCCGGCGATGCCGGGTTTCAGCAAAAATTAGCGGCAGTCCGGCAGTACCGCAAACAGGCTCTCGCCAAATTCATTCTACACAAAGATCAAATCTCCCTGGATCCTCAGTCGATCTTTGACGTCCATGTCAAACGTATCCACGCCTACAAGCGTCAACTGTTGAACGCCCTGCGCATTATGGAACTGTACAACCGGCTGAAAGACAATCCTCAGCTCGCTATCCTGCCGCGCACCTTCATCTTTGCCGGGAAGGCAGCCCCTGGCTATTTTCTGGCGAAGAAAATAATTCAACTGATTACAACCCTGGCCAAAGTGATCAATCACGATCAGTCAATTCAAAATAAACTCAAGGTTGTATTTATCGAAAACTACGGCGTCACACTGGCCGAGCAAATCATTCCCGCCACCGACATCAGCGAGCAGATTTCAACTGCCGGTAAAGAAGCCTCCGGCACCGGCAACATGAAGTTCATGATGAACGGCGCCATCACCGTCGGTACCCTAGACGGGGCCAATGTCGAAATCCGCGACGCCGTGGGCGACGACAACATTGCCATCTTTGGCCTCAATGCCGAGCAAGTGACGGTCTGCTATCAAACCGGACAATGCAATCCTCTGACTGCCTATAATCAGGATGAGCGGATCCGGCGATGCGTCAATCAATTGATTGACGGCAGTCTGCCGGTTCTAGGAGATGAATTTAAACCGCTTTATGACTACCTTATGCACACAAACGGTGCATTTTTGGAATTGCAGGACTTTGCCGCTTATCTTGACGCCCAGGAAAAAATTGACCGCCTGTTTCGGGATGACGCGGGCCGCTGGCAGGTGGCCGCTGTCAATATTGCCCGCTCCGGCTGCTTCTCCAGCGACCGTACGATCAGTCAGTATGCCGCGGATATTTGGCATATCCGCCCGTCCACAGGGCCTGCCGCCCGCTCCAAGAAAAAAACACGGGCCTAA